A region of the Vanrija pseudolonga chromosome 2, complete sequence genome:
CTTGTGCTTCttgggcgcgccggcctcctcggacGCGACGAAGCGGGTGCCGACCCAGACGGCCTGCGCACCGTACATGAGCGACGCGGCCAGTCCACGGCCGTCGTagatgccgccggcggcgatgacgtGCACGGGGCCGCCGGTGAGGGGCGacttcttgcccttgacgcggtcgacgacggcggggatgAGGATCGAGGTGGCGATCGAACCGGTGTggccaccgccctcgccaccctgGGCGCAGATGATGtcaacgccgcgctcgagggccttgtcggcgtgcTTGGGGGCGCCGATCATCTGGGGCACATCGTCAGCGTTAAAAGTTCATCTCGTCAGATTTCGGATCCTGTCGCTACCCACGTTCATGACAAGGATGCCGTGCTTGTGGAGCTTGTCGACAACCTCCTTGGGAGGAACACCGACGGCGCAGACGAagagcttggccttctcctcgatGATGATGTCGATGAGCTCGTTAAGGTTGCCCTTGGTGTAGTCGTAGTTGGTCTTGCGGGCCGAGCCGCCGAcctgggggaggaggaggtcgacacCGAAGGCTGCCCAGTgtgagcgcgtgcgcgtgaAGACGAGCTAGGCGGCGCCACTTACGGAGGTCGGGACGGTCGAggccctccttgagctccttgatgACGGTGCGGAGGTGCTtggggctggcggcgaggttAGTGAGTGCGCCAGGTGGTGCGATGCCAAGCCCTCCCCGTCACTCACGTGTAGCCGACACCGCCGATG
Encoded here:
- the SSP1854_0 gene encoding putative nitronate monooxygenase encodes the protein MSVIRTPITDLFGIQHPVLLAGMNVAAGPKLAAAVSNAGGLGVIGGVGYTPKHLRTVIKELKEGLDRPDLPFGVDLLLPQVGGSARKTNYDYTKGNLNELIDIIIEEKAKLFVCAVGVPPKEVVDKLHKHGILVMNMIGAPKHADKALERGVDIICAQGGEGGGHTGSIATSILIPAVVDRVKGKKSPLTGGPVHVIAAGGIYDGRGLAASLMYGAQAVWVGTRFVASEEAGAPKKHKELVVSADHGDTATTIIYTGRPLRVRRTDYVKEWEGRQDEIKALTSQGKLPAELDIAKRPELSMAARPWLMGDVAAVINDVKPAKAIIEELVNGAKAAIEGGVSDLVNRGSKL